The window CGTGTTCTTTGGGTGGAAGAGATGAAGTCACCGGAGTCACCGCCCACCAGCCTGTTCGGGCTGGACGCTGCGTCCCGCAGGTTGACTCAGACGCCGGGGCGGCGCCGGGCTATAAAACCAGCGCCACTCTCGCTCCGACTCCTGAACATTCCCACCTCCGCTCCGCCGACCTCGTCCCAGCGCCGCACGGTGAGAACCGGGCTCCTCGGAGCTCTCTACGCGAATCTTCTAACTTCCCCGAAGAAGTGGAGCCTGTAGTGTAGCTTTCTCTCTGCTTTACAGCCTGTTACACCACTTTTATTAACTTTTATTGAAAGTTTACCAGACGTTTTCAGAGTTTGTACTTTTATTTCGTACTATTTGTGGAGCGTCTGTAACTCTAACACTTGGTACCAAAGGTCGAGGTTCGGGTGAGGGTGTGGTCCcgcttctctcctctcatttGTCCTATCTGCTCCCACCGCTTGGCACGTTCTGCATCATTTCCTCATAACGCTTTTCCATCGCCTTTTTCTTGCACAAACGACACgcagctccccccccccctccccactccTCTTAACTCTTCGGAGCCCGTGGCGCAGCTGGGCAGATGCTGCGTTTTCCGTTCCAGGCGTCTCCTCTCGTGGACGTTACTCATCACCGATGACCGCGTCGCTTCCCCCTTTgttgagctgcagcttttaattTGCCTTTTAATTTGCCCGTCTTCGCGTCAGCGCGAGCGTGTGTTTAATCACGGAGAGGCCCGTTGTCTGGTGGCTTTTGTCCTCTTAGATAAGATAACCAGACGGACACGTTTCTCTCCTGGAGTCTTTAGAGAAGTCCAAAAGGAAAAACGGGTCATATGTCAGTCTCTTTCCCAGCTTTCTGTGtgtaaaacattaaattattGATCATTTCTATGACGTTATGTCTAATTCAGACCCTTCCAGCCGCCATGCCTTCAGAACTGGAAAACGCCATGCAGTCACTCATCACGGTGTTCCACTCGTACGCCGGTAAGGACGGGAAGAACACGCTCAGCCGGCGCGAGCTGCGGGAGCTGATGGAGCACGAGCTGCCGAACTTCCTCAAGGTGAGGCGCGCCCGCAGTGGCACGCGCGGCTCCGCGCGAGCGCCTCGTTGATTGCGTGACTCAAAGTGTTGCTGTCGCTGCCCCGCAGTCTCAGAAGGACCCCGCGGCCGTGGACAAGATCATGAGGGACCTGGACGCCAACGGGGACGGACAGGTGGACTTTGAGGAGTTTGTCGCCCTGGTTGTTGGACTTTCCATTGCCTGCGAGCAGTGCTACCAGGCGCACCTGAAGAAGTATGCGAAGAAGTAAACGGCGGCGAGCGGAAGGAAACGACatgcattttgtattttataaaGGTTTTCCCAATTAAATTCTTTTAAGAACTCCAATGTTGGTGTGTCCAGTGGTCATTGTGTCACAAATCATACGTTGTCATTTTTCTTATAAGCATCATAATTAAAGAGCGCAgccctcatcctcatcctcatcttcatcgtccCGGTAAATCCCAGTCAGGGTCCTCCCAGGTTTCCTCTACGGCTCCGGGGGAGGCtttgtgtgggtgggtgtgtgtgggtgtgtaagGGCAGCGGGACCTCTCCCTCACCGCTGGATCGACCTTTTTATCACAGCTCTGAGGAATCTGCAGAACGTTCCAGTCGGGACCACACCTCCCCACTGTGAAGCCGATGCGGCAACTTTCCTTATTACAGCACATTCACGGACTGATCAATCGCATTAGAGGGTGTTTTACACGTGAACAGCACATTTGGGCCGACGTCGGTCCCGGAGGAGATCCTCCCTGGAAGTCAGAACTGTGGGCAGGAGGAGCCCTCGTGATCCTCTCGTACACGCCTCGCGGGCACGGACCGAGTCGGTGGCCTAGCAGTGTTCGTGgttatgcacaaacacacacgttgcTAGGTTACAGTGCTGCGCGCGCCCTCGCCCCTCGGTTTACACAGCCACCACGCCCGTGTGACCCGCCGCCGCGCGCAGAGCCGGGAATTCCTGCATTCTGACTCCTGGGCTGAACATTTTTCTGTCGTTAATCTATTTTCTGGCGAGACGAGCTCTCACTGCACCGATAACGCACGTTTACCGAGCAGCTTTGATCCACCAAACAATCCCAACGTGAACATGACCTCGAGTGCTCCCTCCCAACATGAAACAATGAAGCAGCATGAACCACGTGACCCTGCGACGTCTACGTTCAGGCCAGGGCTTGTTCCTGCAGCCGCAGACTCACTAACTCTCACACACTTCCTTTTTATTACTAGTCATTCTTGAGGGCGGCGtggaggggtcaaaggttaccAAACATTCACTGAGACATTCCACAGTTACCACACCTCCCTCACCCACCACTGCTCATTGTTATACCTGCATGCATCGTTGTCACCTGCATCCATTCGACGACTGTTGCCGTGGGAACCAGTATCAAGCTACTGCGGTCATATTACAGGCGAAAGTCTAAGTAAACTCATTAAAAGCTAATTAATTATCAGCTCTAATTAAAAGCTGATACCCCCTTATTTCCCCCCCTCCCTCGTCTCCTGTCACATCTCTTTCACGCCTTTctaaagaaacacacaacaaaagaacattatttttaaaagtatttaatgaccttaaaaaaaatctaacccAAATCAAACTATTGTTTTACTTTCTGGCAGTTTTTTGG is drawn from Betta splendens chromosome 11, fBetSpl5.4, whole genome shotgun sequence and contains these coding sequences:
- the s100a10a gene encoding protein S100-A10a, which encodes MPSELENAMQSLITVFHSYAGKDGKNTLSRRELRELMEHELPNFLKSQKDPAAVDKIMRDLDANGDGQVDFEEFVALVVGLSIACEQCYQAHLKKYAKK